One genomic segment of Synchiropus splendidus isolate RoL2022-P1 chromosome 16, RoL_Sspl_1.0, whole genome shotgun sequence includes these proteins:
- the tpp1 gene encoding tripeptidyl-peptidase 1, giving the protein MFPLLALFSSLLLSPLVHCGYLEADQDVLIPKDWTDAGRVSPTEELELTFALKQQNTDLLEETLRRVSDPDSPHYGKYLSLDQVSSLVRPSDLTQKVVRHWLQNHGVTNCLTVHTQDFLQCSMTAEVAESLLPGSRFHRYLREELSVVRSSAPYAVPSDVHQHLDFVGGLHRLPPGGPQLTARQGVSKAGLHLGVTPSILRSRYNMTQADVGSAGNNNSQAVAQFLEQYYHPADLAEFMTLYGGSFKHQSAVDRVVGTQGSGKAGLEASLDVEYIMSTGANIPTWVFTNPGRHESQEPFLQWMVLLSNMSDLPWIHTVSYGDDEDSLSAAYMTRINVEFMKAGVRGISLLFASGDSGAGCRHMGNNQNSFRPSFPASSPYVTTVGGTSFKNPFKVTYEVTDYISGGGFSNVFKMPDYQVSAVTAYLKNMAESLPPESYFNTSGRAYPDLAALSDNYWVVINRVPVPWVSGTSASTPVFGGILSLINDQRLLKGLPVLGFLNPRLYKLRAGDALFDVVEGCHLSCLDEQVQGKGFCAAPSWDPVTGWGTPNYPRLLAALLAQ; this is encoded by the exons AATACCCAAGGACTGGACGGACGCAGGGCGGGTGAGCCCGACCGAAGAGCTGGAGTTGACCTTTGCCCTCAAGCAGCAGAACACTGACCTGCTGGAGGAAACTCTCCGACGTGTATCTGACCCAGATTCCCCTCATTATG GTAAATACCTCAGCCTGGACCAAGTGTCCTCTCTGGTCCGACCCTCCGACCTGACCCAGAAGGTGGTGCGCCACTGGCTGCAGAATCACGGCGTAACAAACTGCCTGACCGTCCACACGCAGGACTTCTTACAGTGCAGCATGACTGCTGA AGTTGCCGAGTCGCTTCTACCTGGCAGCAGGTTCCATCGCTACCTCAGGGAGGAGCTGTCTGTTGTGCGCTCCTCTGCTCCCTACGCTGTTCCCTCAGACGTCCACCAGCACCTGGACTTCG TCGGGGGTCTTCACCGCCTCCCACCTGGAGGCCCGCAGCTCACAGCCAGGCAGGGAGTGTCCAAGGCTGGACTGCACCTGGGAGTGACCCCGTCCATCTTGAGGTCTCGCTACAACATGACGCAGGCCGACGTGGGGTCAGCGGGGAACAACAACAGCCAGGCGGTGGCTCAG TTCCTGGAGCAGTACTATCACCCGGCAGACCTGGCCGAGTTCATGACCCTGTATGGGGGCTCCTTCAAGCACCAGTCGGCTGTGGACCGGGTGGTGGGCACTCAGGGATCAGGGAAGGCCGGCTTGGAGGCCAGTCTGGATGTGGAGTACATCATGAGCACGGGGGCCAACATTCCCACGTGGGTCTTCACCAACCCAG GTCGCCACGAGTCCCAGGAGCCGTTCCTGCAGTGGATGGTTCTGCTGAGCAACATGTCGGACCTGCCCTGGATTCACACCGTCAGCTACGGGGACGACGAGGACAGTCTGTCCGCTGCCTATATGACGCGCATCAATGTGGAGTTCATGAAGGCCGGGGTCCGAGGGATCTCGCTTCTCTTCGCTTCAG ggGACAGCGGTGCCGGATGCAGACACATGGGTAACAACCAGAACTCTTTCAGGCCCAGCTTCCCGGCTTCAAG CCCGTATGTGACCACAGTGGGAGGAACGTCCTTCAAGAACCCGTTCAAGGTGACGTACGAGGTCACAGATTACATCAGCGGAGGAGGATTCAGCAACGTCTTCAAGATGCCCGACTACCAG GTCAGCGCGGTGACGGCGTACCTGAAGAACATGGCGGAGAGTCTCCCGCCTGAGTCCTACTTCAACACCAGCGGCCGAGCCTATCCGGACCTGGCCGCTCTGTCGGACAACTACTGGGTGGTGATCAACAGAGTCCCAGTCCCCTGGGTATCCGGGACCTCG GCGTCCACCCCAGTCTTCGGTGGGATTCTATCCCTCATCAATGACCAGCGTTTGCTCAAGGGTCTGCCGGTTCTGGGCTTCCTCAACCCCCGACTCTACAAGCTTCGGGCAGGAGATGCTCTGTTTGAC GTGGTTGAAGGGTGTCACCTCAGCTGTCTGGACGAGCAGGTTCAGGGGAAAGGGTTTTGCGCGGCGCCGTCGTGGGACCCGGTCACCGGCTGGGGGACTCCTAACTACCCCAGACTGCTGGCGGCTCTGCTGGCTCAGTGA
- the yy1a gene encoding transcriptional repressor protein YY1a, whose protein sequence is MASGDTLFIETDGRKIPAEIVQLHEIEVETVVVGEGEAEQPLIALQPIDSDHHPHHEVILVQTREEVVGEDDHELHSDGAFEDHILIPVPASDDDYMEHTFSAGRSSSTGRIKRPGSGKRSSKRSYLSGADVGRKWEPKQIQTLEGEFSVTMWASDDKKDIDHEEQISGDNSSPDYSEYMTGKKLPPGGIPGIDLSDPKQLAEFARMKPKKVKEDEAPRTIACPHKGCAKMFRDNSAMRKHLHTHGPRVHVCAECGKAFVESSKLKRHQLVHTGEKPFQCTFEGCGKRFSLDFNLRTHVRIHTGDRPYVCPFDGCNKKFAQSTNLKSHILTHAKAKNNQ, encoded by the exons ATGGCGTCGGGGGACACGCTGTTCATAGAGACGGACGGAAGGAAGATACCGGCGGAGATCGTGCAGCTGCACGAGATCGAGGTGGAGACGGTGGTAGTCGGAGAGGGCGAAGCGGAGCAGCCGCTGATCGCCCTGCAGCCCATAGACTCGGACCATCACCCGCATCATGAAGTGATCCTGGTCCAGACCCGCGAGGAGGTGGTGGGCGAGGATGACCACGAGCTGCACTCGGACGGCGCCTTCGAGGACCACATTTTGATCCCGGTGCCCGCCTCGGATGACGACTACATGGAGCATACGTTCAGTGCGGGGAGAAGCTCGTCCACGGGCCGAATAAAGAGGCCTGGCAGCGGGAAGAGGTCGAGCAAAAGAAGCTACTTGAGCGGGGCGGACGTGGGCAGAAAGTGGGAACCGAAGCAGATCCAAACACTGGAGGGGGAGTTTTCCGTGACGATGTGGGCTTCGG ACGACAAGAAGGACATAGACCATGAGGAGCAGATCTCCGGGGACAACTCCTCTCCAGACTACTCAGAGTACATGACAGGGAAGAAGCTTCCTCCTGGAGGCATCCCAGGCATCGACCTTTCTGACCCCAAACAGCTGGCGGAGTTTGCGCG GATGAAGCCGAAGAAAGTGAAAGAAGACGAGGCGCCCAGGACGATCGCTTGTCCGCACAAA GGATGCGCCAAAATGTTCAGGGACAACTCGGCCATGAGGAAGCACTTGCACACTCACGGGCCTCGCGTGCACGTGTGCGCAGAGTGCGGCAAAGCTTTTGTGGAAAGCTCCAAACTGAAGAGGCACCAGCTGGTGCACACGGGAGAGAAACCTTTCCAG TGCACGTTCGAGGGCTGCGGCAAACGATTCTCCCTGGACTTTAACCTGCGCACACATGTGCGGATTCACACCGGCGACCGTCCGTACGTCTGTCCGTTCGACGGCTGCAACAAGAAGTTCGCTCAGTCCACCAACCTGAAGTCTCACATCCTCACACATGCTAAAGCTAAAAACAACCAGTGA
- the degs2 gene encoding sphingolipid delta(4)-desaturase/C4-monooxygenase DES2: protein MGQTGGRGDFEWVYDDQPHTSRRKEILAKYPQIKSLMGPDPQLKWVVSGMVLTQLLACYLVHDLSWKWVFFWAYAFGGCINHSLTLAIHDISHNVAFGNKLAKWNRWFAMWANLPIGLPYSASFKKYHVDHHRYLGGDRLDVDIPTDWEGWFFCTPARKVLWLFLQPFFYALRPLVVNPKPVGQLEIQNALVQLVADLIIYYLWGLKPIVYLIAGSILCMGLHPISGHFIAEHYMFLKGHETYSYYGPLNLITFNVGYHMEHHDFPSIPGSRLPQVKEIAAEYYDTLPQHTSWSRVLWDFVFDDSIGPYARIKRRYKEGKQG from the exons ATGGGGCAGACAGGTGGAAGAGGAGACTTTGAATGGGTCTACGATGATCAGCCGCACACGTCCCGGAGGAAGGAGATACTGG CCAAATATCCCCAGATCAAGTCACTGATGGGTCCCGACCCCCAGCTGAAGTGGGTGGTGTCAGGCATGGTCCTGACCCAGCTCCTGGCCTGCTACCTGGTCCACGACCTCTCCTGGAAGTGGGTTTTCTTCTGGGCCTACGCCTTCGGTGGCTGCATCAACCACTCGCTGACTCTGGCCATCCACGACATCTCGCACAACGTGGCCTTCGGCAACAAGCTGGCCAAGTGGAACCGCTGGTTCGCCATGTGGGCCAACCTCCCCATCGGCCTGCCCTACTCTGCCTCCTTCAAGAAGTACCACGTGGACCACCACCGCTACCTGGGCGGGGACAGACTGGACGTGGACATCCCCACAGACTGGGAGGGGTGGTTCTTCTGCACCCCTGCCAGGAAGGTGCTTTGGCTCTTCCTGCAGCCCTTCTTCTACGCCCTGCGCCCCTTGGTTGTCAACCCCAAGCCGGTGGGTCAGCTGGAGATCCAGAATGCGCTGGTCCAGCTGGTAGCCGACTTGATCATCTACTACCTTTGGGGCCTGAAGCCCATCGTCTACCTCATCGCAGGCTCCATCCTCTGCATGGGCCTCCACCCCATCTCAGGACACTTCATCGCTGAGCACTACATGTTCCTGAAGGGACATGAGACCTACTCGTACTACGGACCGCTGAACCTGATCACCTTCAATGTGGGCTACCACATGGAGCACCACGACTTCCCCAGCATACCAGGAAGCAGGTTACCTCAG GTGAAGGAAATCGCAGCGGAGTACTACGACACGCTGCCTCAGCACACCTCCTGGTCCAGGGTACTGTGGGACTTTGTATTCGACGACAGCATCGGCCCGTACGCCAGGATCAAGAGACGGTACAAGGAGGGCAAACAAGGATAG